Part of the Methanobacterium alcaliphilum genome is shown below.
ATTCTTTTCAATTACATCAACAATCATTTGAGTTCTTGACATTTTTTTCTTGAGTTTATTCTGATCACGCTCAACACGCTCAATACGGACGTAATCTTCAGTTTTAATTTCTAGAACTTTTGCGTTATCTATAGAAAGATAAGGTAATGCTTTAAGATATCTTTTTTTTAAGTCTTCTTCATCAGGATACCAATAAGCCCTATCATTACCCGATAGTTTATGGCCTACTAAGTAATCTGCTAATACTTTGTCTCCTAATTTGTTCATTATTGTTGAGATAAAATACTTTCGCAGCCCATGGGCTCTCCAAAAACTATATGCTCCCTCTTCTTTCTTGAATCCTGCTTCTAAACCTATTCTTCTAAAATTAGTTACAATTATATCCCTATCAATGGGTTCGCCATTGATTTTTACGAATATGGGAGAATTAATATCCGTTATTCTGATGTTTTGATTTCTACCATACATTCTCTCTTTAAGGTAGTAAATGATTTGAATGGTCGCTTCAGGTGGGATAAAAGTAATGTATCTATGATTTACTTTTTTACGCACAATATGTAATGTTAAAATTTCTTGATCTAATGAATGTTCTACCTCAAATAAATCTTTCATAGATTCTATTTCTCTGTTTAGAGATTCACCCACAGCATCCATGAATTTTTTTATGGTTAAGTTTCTAGCTTCTGCTTGGGCCATCCCCGATAGGGCCATGAGGTATATTAACGCCTTTTCCCTTGGAGCTGCAACATTTACTAATGTTTTTATTTCATTTAAACTAATCAACTTGCCATAATTCTTTTCTTGAGTTATGTCTCCTTGGGGAGTTTTAATTTTAGGAGTTTCGACATCCAATGCATCATAAAATGATTTTACAGCGTGGATATATAGATGGATTGTGGCCCTGGCCTTACCCTCTGATTTTAGTTGTTTTTTAAATTTTAACAAATAATGATTTATTTTTCTATCCCTGGATCTTATTCCTTGATCGTTTTCAGCATCAGCTTCTTCAATTAATTCATTTGGAGACTTTCCAACTGTTTTACAATATTTTTTCAAACAATTTAGATATGTTTTTAAAGTTGATTCTTCCAGGTCTTTATTAAAAACCCAAAAATCAATTCTTTGTTGATCTTTTCCATCAAAGTTCATACTAATACACCAGACAATAATACTTTATAATAATATTACCTAACTGTTAATTAAGTATTATTATTTTAGTTTATCCTTGCCCAGTGTTCGTTATATTGACGTTTAACGAATATATTATTTTTTTCTGATAATAAATTCTTTTAAAATGAGCATAATAAATCAGAATATTTAATCTTTAAATACCGATGTAAAAATTCCAATTGCACTTAAAATTGCAATGGCAATCAGTGAAGTTCTAAGACTTATAATTAGCTCTGGATAATTTAAAGGCGAAATTTGCGCATTCCCCAAAAGTGTGGAAATAATCAACATCACTATGCCCATGGCAAATATCTGTCCCATGGACCTCACATTACTTAATGTAGCGCTTGCAATTCCAAAATACTGTTTATCTACAGAACTGAGAACTACTTTGGTATTTGAAGAATAAAATAAACCAATACCTGCCCCAAAAATAATCAGGGATAATCCGCCCACGTATAGAGCGTTTTCAAAATTAATTAGAGTCATGATGGCTACTCCAATGGTTGTTAAAACCATTCCTGCAGTTGATACGTTTTCAGGGTTAATTCTATCCGATAATCTTCCTGCGAAGGGAGATATGATTATCATGGCAATAGATTGGATAGAAACTATTAAGCCTGCAGTAAGGGGGTCGTAACCTTTTAAGTATTGTAAATAGAGGCTTATAATAAAACCTACCGATACAAATGCCCCATAGTTTATGAATGCTGTGATGTTTCCAAAAGTAAAATTTCTACTGTTAAATAAATCTAAATTAATCAAAGGAAAATCAACTCTTTTTTCCACTAAATAGAATATCGAAAGCGAGATTATGCCTCCGATTACCAGAAATAGACTGTATTTACTAGTAAAGTTTGAAAACCCATAAATTATGGATATAATTGAAACGCCTAAGAGAAATGATCCCAATATGTCTAGTTTTTCTCCTTCGGCATCTATCCAGTCGTGTTTAAACCGAGTGATAGCAAAAGTTGCAGCTATCCCTATTACAGTATCTAAATAAAATAAGGTTCGCCAGCCTATAATTCCAGTTATAGCCCCTCCAAGTATTGGTCCAACTACTAATCCTACAAAAACACCCATTGCGGTTAATCCAAATGCTCTTCCTCTCTCACTTGCGGGAAATGCGGAGGATATCATGGCATTTAAATTGGCGAATATCATTGCATTACCTATTGCTTGAAAAATTCGAGTAACCATGAACATTTCTTCTGAAATAGAAAATGCGGATATAAATGAACTTATAGTGAAAATAAATAGCCCATATTGGAAGATACGCTTTCTCCCATAGATATCCCCAATTCTACCAAATGGAATATAAAGTATGGCATTGATAAGTAGATAGACTGTTGTTATTCCAGTTAAAAATACAGCGGAAGAGTTAAATTCATTTGCTATGGCTGGTAGTGCCAGATTAATGGAGGATCTGACAAATGGTGTTAGAAATGATACTAAAATTCCCACTATTAAAAGATCTTTTTTAAGGTCTTTATAAGTCATAAATTAAATCCGCCTGCATTAAAATTTTTAGTGGAAATTGATGTGTTATTTGTTTAATCCCCACAATCACCCAATAAATAATATCCTTTTATGATATTTTTGATATTATATTAATGGATTGACTAAATAAATACATTTTTTCACACTAGATCAACATTATACCCGAATTAACTAAAATAATTCAGACATGCACCTCTTCCTTAATTACAAAATCCGGAGAAAACAGGAGGTAATTTGGGAATAATTACTTTTAACATGATTACTAAATTATATAATAAAAAAAGCATATTAAAAAAATGAAGGTCATAAAATGGCTAAAAAAATATTTGGAATAATATTACTACTTATAATCCTATTTTCTGGCTTTATTTTCTTTTCATTTGTCATAGGGGAACATAAGATTCTCTTATTAGGTATTGACCCCAGTGAAAAAAGACCAGGAATTGGTGCAGTTGACATGGCATTTATAATTACCACGGATAATGGGAAAATAATTAATAAAACATCTATTTATCCTGGAGGAATGTATCATCCTAATGCTACGGTTCCTCAGTATTTGCAGAGTATAGGAGAAAAAAAGCTCCTTTTACATGATACATTCTGGGAAAATGATACTGCAGCTGCAGCCCAATTAGCACGAGAAACTGTAGAATATCATACCAACCAAAAAATAGACGTAACCATAATCATAAATCCGGATGGGTTGGATGCTCTAATTAATGCTGCCGGACCATTGACCGTGAATGGAGAAGTAATGGAAAATGTAAGCTCCATTGAATGGATGAGAGATGATCAAAGCCAGGGCAATAGTAGAGGTACAGCAGTGCAGGAGGTAATGGATGCTATGTTACAATCCAGCAAAAATCCAGCAAAAATCGTGCCTTTGAGTATAGCTGCAGTCCAGCAGTACATGGCCGGCAATATTTATATATTCACTTAGTGGACTCATTATTTAAGAGTTTAAATTAAAATTAAAATTTTTTTTATTTATTTTTAAAAGAAAATTAACATTCACTATAATTCTATTGCGAACTTTTTTTTATACATCCCCAAAATTTAAATAACTTTAGATATAATGTTTAAGGTAATATATGAACAATTACTCATATGAAAGTGATAATAATGGAAAGTGACCTTGAAAGGAAAAAAATGGGAACTCGTGCCTCTTTTGTAGCTATATTTGGAAATATAATGCTCACATTATTCAATTTAATAGTAGGCATCTATTCTGGAAGTACAGCTCTGGTTGCAGAGGGAGCGCACACATTATCCGATGTCATAACATCATTTATAGCATTTATTGGATTTAAAATCGGAATGAAACCCGCAGATGATGACCATCATTATGGTCACGGGAGAGCGGAACCCATAGTAGGCCTAATAATCGTGATTTTCCTTTTAGTGGTAGCTTATGAAATATTATCCGACGTTTACCTGAAGATAGTAATTAAAGAGACGCTTAATGCACCGGATTTAACTGCAGCATTAATGGCCATAATTGGAATTGGAATTAACATCGTCATGACCAGATATCTTTTAAAAACTGGCGAAAAAATCAATAGTCCTGCTTTAATTGCAGATGGCCATCATCAGAAAGTAGATATTTATTCCTGTTTTGCGATTTTAGCAGGAGTAATTGGTGCTCATTTGGGTTTTCCCATTTTAGACCCATTAGTAGCAATATTCATTGCATTAATGGTTTTAAAAACAGCATTTTCAGTTGGAAAAGATAGTGTTAACAATATCATGGGAAAAATACCATCACAAGACATTATAGAAAAAATAAGAGAAGTAGTAATTTCTACAGATAATGTCCAGGGAGTGCATGATATAAAAATAAATTATATGGGTCCTTATGCCTCAGCAGAGATGCATATTGAGTTATATGGTGACATGATACTATGGGAATCCCATAAAATAGCCCATGAAGTAGAAAAATGCATAATTAAAGAAGTAAAGCCCATAAAAAGCGTTAGTGTTCACACCTGCCCTGTGGAAGAAAATGATTAATTATTTACGATAGCATGATATCTGAACTTATTACATTTGCAGGAAATATAATCATAGAGTATGGGGCATTAGGAGTATTCCTAGCCAGCATACTTGAAGAAGTGGTGGCCCCCATACCTTCTAGTGTGGTAGTTTTAAGTTCAAGTTTCTTTCTCATGAACAACCATACCCTAACCTTAGCATCATTAGAACGGCTATTTTTAATGGTTGCTCTTCCTGCAGCAATAGGAGTGACTCTTGGATCTTTATTTTCATATGGAATCACTTATTTTGCAGGAAAACCATTCGTTGACAGTTGGGGAAAATATTTAGGTCTTTCCTGGAAAGATGTTGAAAAATTGGATAAGCGATTCGATAAATCCCATACTGATGAATTTCTTCTTTTTGCTTTGAGATTTATTCCAATCACACCCAGCGTCGTTGTGAATGCATTTTGCGGTTTTATACGCTACGATTTGAAAAAATTTTTAATAATAACCTTTTTAGGGACCCTGGCCAGGGTATTCATGCTTGGGTTTGTCGGCTGGCAATTTGGTAATTTTTATAATTATTTATCCCAACAAATTTCAATACTGGAAACAATTACCATTGCAGCAGTTTTTGTGGGAATAATTATTTATTTGGTTTATGTATTCAACAAAAAACGTGATTAATTTAATTTTTTTAAATCAAATATAATATTTAAATTATCATCTAAAGTTTTAGCTTATTTTATCCATTAAAAATAGCAAATAAGAATATTTAGCAGTTTTAAAAATATACAAATCCTCCCCAGCATTATTGGTAATTTTCCCAATATGGTGATGTAAATTGGGAAATCTCCCCATACATTTATATATTTCAGAGTAATATACTAATTTTAATTATAATAATGTGGTGAAAATGAAATGGATGAGATTGACTCGGATATAATTCGTTCCCTGGTCCGGAATTCCCGAATGACTTTATCTCAAATGTCAAAGGAGATCAATGTTCCAGACGCGACCATATCCAATCGGCTTAAAAAACTGGAAAATAACGTGATAAAGCAGTACACCCTAATATTAGACCCCAGCAAAATGGGTTTAATAGTAACTGCAATCATAATTATCCAGACAGAGTCTGAAAAACACGAAAATGTGGAAATTGAGCTTTCAAAACTGGAAGAAGTCTCAGAAGTATACAGCATCTCTGGAGAATACGACATTCTTATTAAAGTTTGGGCTAAGAGCATTGAAGAGTTAAATAAGATTGTTAATAGTAAAATCCGATCTGTTGATGGTGTAGAAGACTTGACAGAAATGATTGTTATGGAACGGGTTAAAGAGGGAATGATTCCCCCTATTTAATATAAAGTTAAATTGGATCATTAATCTTTAATAATAATCCACATAAATTAAAGGAGGTGAGAGCTTGTACGTGAGTGAATTTATTAAGAAAACCATTGTTTCTCCAGATGGAGAAAAATTAGGCAAGTTGAAAGACTTACTGGTTTCATCAGATAATTCTTACCCAATTTTAAAGGCCTTGAGCATGGATACAACC
Proteins encoded:
- a CDS encoding DUF4012 domain-containing protein, giving the protein MAKKIFGIILLLIILFSGFIFFSFVIGEHKILLLGIDPSEKRPGIGAVDMAFIITTDNGKIINKTSIYPGGMYHPNATVPQYLQSIGEKKLLLHDTFWENDTAAAAQLARETVEYHTNQKIDVTIIINPDGLDALINAAGPLTVNGEVMENVSSIEWMRDDQSQGNSRGTAVQEVMDAMLQSSKNPAKIVPLSIAAVQQYMAGNIYIFT
- a CDS encoding DedA family protein → MISELITFAGNIIIEYGALGVFLASILEEVVAPIPSSVVVLSSSFFLMNNHTLTLASLERLFLMVALPAAIGVTLGSLFSYGITYFAGKPFVDSWGKYLGLSWKDVEKLDKRFDKSHTDEFLLFALRFIPITPSVVVNAFCGFIRYDLKKFLIITFLGTLARVFMLGFVGWQFGNFYNYLSQQISILETITIAAVFVGIIIYLVYVFNKKRD
- a CDS encoding cation diffusion facilitator family transporter, with the translated sequence MESDLERKKMGTRASFVAIFGNIMLTLFNLIVGIYSGSTALVAEGAHTLSDVITSFIAFIGFKIGMKPADDDHHYGHGRAEPIVGLIIVIFLLVVAYEILSDVYLKIVIKETLNAPDLTAALMAIIGIGINIVMTRYLLKTGEKINSPALIADGHHQKVDIYSCFAILAGVIGAHLGFPILDPLVAIFIALMVLKTAFSVGKDSVNNIMGKIPSQDIIEKIREVVISTDNVQGVHDIKINYMGPYASAEMHIELYGDMILWESHKIAHEVEKCIIKEVKPIKSVSVHTCPVEEND
- a CDS encoding tyrosine-type recombinase/integrase, with product MNFDGKDQQRIDFWVFNKDLEESTLKTYLNCLKKYCKTVGKSPNELIEEADAENDQGIRSRDRKINHYLLKFKKQLKSEGKARATIHLYIHAVKSFYDALDVETPKIKTPQGDITQEKNYGKLISLNEIKTLVNVAAPREKALIYLMALSGMAQAEARNLTIKKFMDAVGESLNREIESMKDLFEVEHSLDQEILTLHIVRKKVNHRYITFIPPEATIQIIYYLKERMYGRNQNIRITDINSPIFVKINGEPIDRDIIVTNFRRIGLEAGFKKEEGAYSFWRAHGLRKYFISTIMNKLGDKVLADYLVGHKLSGNDRAYWYPDEEDLKKRYLKALPYLSIDNAKVLEIKTEDYVRIERVERDQNKLKKKMSRTQMIVDVIEKNPKILAKLEEEFYKS
- a CDS encoding MFS transporter, encoding MTYKDLKKDLLIVGILVSFLTPFVRSSINLALPAIANEFNSSAVFLTGITTVYLLINAILYIPFGRIGDIYGRKRIFQYGLFIFTISSFISAFSISEEMFMVTRIFQAIGNAMIFANLNAMISSAFPASERGRAFGLTAMGVFVGLVVGPILGGAITGIIGWRTLFYLDTVIGIAATFAITRFKHDWIDAEGEKLDILGSFLLGVSIISIIYGFSNFTSKYSLFLVIGGIISLSIFYLVEKRVDFPLINLDLFNSRNFTFGNITAFINYGAFVSVGFIISLYLQYLKGYDPLTAGLIVSIQSIAMIIISPFAGRLSDRINPENVSTAGMVLTTIGVAIMTLINFENALYVGGLSLIIFGAGIGLFYSSNTKVVLSSVDKQYFGIASATLSNVRSMGQIFAMGIVMLIISTLLGNAQISPLNYPELIISLRTSLIAIAILSAIGIFTSVFKD
- a CDS encoding Lrp/AsnC family transcriptional regulator, whose amino-acid sequence is MDEIDSDIIRSLVRNSRMTLSQMSKEINVPDATISNRLKKLENNVIKQYTLILDPSKMGLIVTAIIIIQTESEKHENVEIELSKLEEVSEVYSISGEYDILIKVWAKSIEELNKIVNSKIRSVDGVEDLTEMIVMERVKEGMIPPI